The DNA region TTCGCAAGACGATTTGCCCGTTTTTGGGACTATTGCCTCACAGTTTAATGATCCGGGGATGAACCATCTTTATCAAGCTATTATTTTAAAACTGAACGAAAAAACGGGAGCCAATTTAAAATCTTCCTTTTCGGTTTCAAACGAAAGTAGTGAGAAGCTTTATATCATTCCGCCGTCAAGGGTGCGTTATCTTTCTGAAATTTCAGAGAATAATCGAAATTACGACAAACAGGCTACCGAGCAAGTTGAAATAGCCCAAAAGCTTTACGGAATTTATAAAACGATAGAATCTGTATCTAACGTCATTTTGAGTGAAACCAAGCAATCTTTCCTTGACAAGCATGGATTAAATAGTGATGAGATCCTTCGACAAGCTCAGAATGACAAAAACCTTGTCAGTTCGAGCGCAGTCGATAACAAGGAGTTTTTAAAGTTACTTTTCAAGGAATTCGACCGAATAAAACAACAGCTTAAACCCAAACATTGGGAAGCTATTTTGGGATGGGAAGATAAATTGAACCGTTATAAAAACCCGGTTTACACATTCAAGGTTCGGGATAAGGAAATCAAAATAGAAACACATACGGAGTCGTTGTCGCATACACAAATTCCGAAAGTGGCTTTGCCAAAATACCAAGCTTGGGGCGATATTTTGCATTGGTGTTTGCAGGAAAATGTGCCTGGGGAATTTCCGTTTACAGCAGGGCTTTACCCTTTTAAAAGAACGGGGGAAGACCCCACCCGAATGTTCGCTGGCGAGGGTGGGCCAGAGCGCACCAATAGGCGGTTCCATTACGTGAGTGCAGGGTTGCCTGCCAAGCGTTTGTCAACCGCTTTCGATAGTGTGACACTTTATGGTAACGATCCTGATTACCGCCCAGATATTTACGGAAAAATAGGCAATGCCGGAGTGTCCATTTGTTGCCTCGACGATGCCAAAAAACTTTATTCCGGATTTAATTTGGCCAATGAAATGACGTCCGTTAGTATGACCATTAATGGGCCAGCCCCAATGTTATTGGGCTTTTTTATGAATGCCGCTATCGATCAGCAATGCGAAATTTATATCAAGGAGAATGGATTGGAAGATGAGGTTGAAACACAAATAGCCAAAATCTATAAAGGTAAGGAACGCCCCAAATACAACGGAGCTTTGCCCGAAGGTAACAACGGATTGGGATTGATGTTGTTGGGCGTAACGGGTAACCAAGTATTGCCAGCTGAAGTTTACAACAAAATTAAAAAAGCAACCTTGTCGCAGGTACGCGGTACGGTACAGGCCGATATTTTAAAAGAAGACCAAGCACAAAATACCTGCATTTTTTCAACCGAGTTTGCGCTGCGTTTAATGGGCGATGTGCAGGAATATTTTATTCAAAACCAAGTGCGTAATTTTTATTCGGTGTCTATTTCGGGCTACCATATTGCAGAGGCAGGCGCCAACCCCATTACCCAATTGGCACTAACGCTGTCCAACGGATTCACTTATGTGGAATACTACCTAAGCCGAGGTATGGACATCAACAAATTTGGCCCGAATCTGTCATTTTTCTTTTCCAACGGCATCGATCCTGAATATGCCGTTATTGGGCGTGTGGCAAGAAAAATATGGGCCAAAGCCATGAAATATAAGTACGGTGCCAATGCCCGGGCGCAAATGCTTAAATATCATATCCAGACTTCCGGCAGAAGTTTGCACGCCCAGGAAATCGATTTTAACGACATCCGTACCACATTGCAAGCGCTATACGCCATTTACGATAATTGCAATTCGCTGCACACCAATGCGTATGATGAAGCGATTACCACGCCAACTGAAGAGTCGGTACGCCGTGCTATGGCCATTCAGCTGATCATTAATAAAGAATTGGGCTTGGCCAAAAATGAAAACCCCATTCAAGGCGCATTTATTGTTGAAGAACTGACCGATTTGGTGGAAGAAGCCGTTTTATTGGAGTTCGATAGAATTACCGAACGCGGCGGTGTTTTAGGAGCTATGGAAACCATGTACCAACGTAGTAAAATACAGGAAGAAAGTCTGTACTACGAAACTTTGAAGCACAGTGGGAAATTCCCGATTATTGGTGTGAATACTTTTTTGAGCAGTAAAGGTTCGCCAACGGTTTTGCCTATGGAAGTAATTCGAGCTACAGAGGAAGAAAAAGAATTTCAGATAAAAACGCTGCAAAACCTTCACAAGAATTATAAAACGGAAGCATTGTTAAAGGAACTTCAGCAAAAAGCCATCAACAATGAAAATATTTTTGAATCGTTAATGGAAGTTTGTAAAGTCTGTTCACTTGGACAAATTACGCAAGCGTTGTTTGAGGTAGGCGGACAATATAGAAGAAACATGTAAGCAGATATCCCATTTTTCTTTTTTTTTTTTAGGAAAAAAATTAAAATCGATTACTTGAAAATTTTTCATAAAACATGCATCTTTTTTGGAATATCTCCGTCTATTATATGAACCATAAAAGTAAATATTATGAAAAATAAAGAATGTACTTGCAATTGCGACCCATGTAAAGCCGGAAAGTGCAGCCAATGTATTTGCGATAATTGTACCTGCACCAACTGTAATTGTTAAGATTGTTTAAAAACCAAAGCTAATAGCATTCGTATTTGTAACTTTAGTACGGATGCTATTTCTATGTAAGCCATGAAAACAAAAGACATTTGGAAAACTTATTCCAACGATATAAAATACTTTATTTTAAGTAGGGTTAAAGACCCCGTAGTAACTGATGATTTGCTGCAAGATACTTTCATTAAAGTGCACACAAACCTTGGAACGTTAAAAGATATAGCAAAATTAAAAGTGTGGCTGTTTTCAATCGCCCGTTATGCGGTTATGGATTATTTTAGGAGCAATAACATTGAGGCCCCAGTATGGGAAGCCGATACAGAGTTTGAGTCGCAAGATTTGGCCCATTCCAAAGCAGATTGTTTGCACGGTATTCTCAAAAACTTGCCAAAAAAATACAGAGAGCCACTTTTTTTATCGGACATAAAAGGACTTAAACAAACTGAAGTAGCTGATTGGTTGCAACGCCCGTTGCCCACCGTAAAATCTCAAATTCAACGAGGAAGAAAACTCATTGCCCAAGGTTTTATGGATTGTTGCGATTTTAAGTTAAATGATGATGGTTTTCTAGTGGGCGAACTCAAAGCCAAGGAAGATTGTAAGGTTTGTCATTAAAGCTCAATGGATTTAGAGTCCGTTTCGTAAAACGAAATTTTTTTTCAGTATTATCATATTGAGAATTTATATAATGTTTTATTGTCAGAAATTTAATGTAAAAAATAAGGTGTTTTAGTATATTTGTTTAGCAAGCAAGTTGCTAGTTTACATGCAAATATTAAACGACATTTTACGAGCCTACCAAAAATGGTATATCAATTACTGTGGCCTATTTAATGATGAAAGAGAAGACAGCTTACCCTTTTTTAGAGACAAACTGTTTTTATCCATTTTATCCTTATCTATTGTATTAGGAGCTATAGCGTATATACCCAGTGCTATTTTTGCCCTGCTTAATGGCGATTATTACATATTTATTGTAGATACCCTTGGCATATTGCTCCTTTACTTTATAGCCTTCAACAAGTCCGTGGCGCTTCATGTTAAAAAGAATATTTTTGCTGGGATTTTCTATGTTATTGCATTCACTTTATTGGTTTTTATAGGGCTTCAGGGTAATGGTGCTATTGTAGTTTTTACGCCCAATATTTTAATTACGCTTTACAGCGGAAGGAAAGCCGGACTATATTCCGTAGGCTTAACGGCATTAATTTACTGTGTCTTTCTGGTTTGTTCCTATTTTCAAGTGGTAGATTTGCCTATTTTTAGTCATAACGATTTTAATTTGATGTTTATCGTTTTTGTAAACAACATCATCTTTACTCTGTTTATTGTCTTTTCAATTTCCTATTTAATAGATATGTTGTATTCATCGTTGCTGAAGCAAAACAAGCTTAGGGAAGAGCTCAACGAGGAACACGAAAATCTGTTGATAGCCAAGGAAAAAGCCGATGAATCCGACAAGCTAAAAACCGCATTTCTGGCCAATATGAGCCATGAAATAAAAACGCCCATGTACGGTATTTTGGGTAGTGTTGATATTTTGAAATCGTATAACACTGACGACGCCGAATATCAAGAATACCTAAAGGTAATAGAAACAACAAGTTTGCGGTTGGCCGATGTGATCTCCGATGTGGTAAACGTATCGAAAATTGAGACCGGTTTGATGACGATAAACATTAAAACGTTCAATATCCAAGATGCTATAAATGAGGTTTTAAAGCCCTTCGTATTTATTTCTGAACGGAAAAACATCAAAATAATTAAAAGCATAGGTATGGGCTATAACGAAAGTTTGGCGTTTACCGACAAAGAAAAGTTTGAAACGGTGCTTCGGCATATTTTGCAAAATGCATTTAAGTTTACCAATAAAGGCTTTGTTGAAATTGGCTGCTCAAAACCCGATAAAACGTTTTTCGAGTTTTATGTAAAAGATTCCGGTATTGGCATTTCAATGGACGATATACAATCGGTGTTCGAACCGTTTTACCAAGTTGATGCAGAGCATAAAAAAGCCTTGCATGGATCGGGATTGGGGTTGAGTTTGGCTAAATCGTATGTAGAAATGCTGGGAGGCGAAATTAATATTGAAAGCAAAGAAAACGGCGGAACCACTGTATGGTTTACTATTTACTCTAATTTTGAGAGCATTAAATAATGCAAACGTTGATTTTGAAGTGAATCCATAGCCATTCATCCCTTTTTTTTACAAGAAAAATCTGTTCATGGTTGTATGTAAGCTATTAATCTAATTTGTTTCTGCTTTTTTCATTTCCAACGGTTTGGGGTTTAATTTTATGTAAGTCAGTGTGTTAAAAGCATCTGGCAACCCAAACATTAAAATCTTTACCTATGGAAACAACATTAAAATACACTTTTAAGAGACGTTCGGAAAACCATTTGGATTGGTTAATTAACATTGTAAAATCTGAAAAGTACTATCAATTGGAAGCTAGTATTGTTAACCTAAAAGCAGGAATGTATAATACATAAAAACCTAGTGATTATAAATACTAAGCCCCGAAGTTTCTTTAAATTTCAGGTTTTTTGTTTGTTTTTACGCAACCCATTTCAGGTTTTGTCATCTTATTAAAAACTTAACCCAAAGAAAATGAAACTTTGTTGGGCCAATGGAAACTCATTGAACAATTAATGGATCCAGGCGATGGTAGTGGCACGTTCCAACCTGTAACCAGCAATCGGGTTTTTGAATTTTTTAGTGATGGTTCGGTAACGGTTAATGGGGATATGTGCTATATCACCACCGAAATTGGTGATAAAACCACGGGCAGCTATGTCGAGACTTCTGAAAGCGATTGGAATGACGGAGAAATTTCACCTCCGGATTGCAGTTTTGAGGACACTAAAATATATTACCAAATTGAAGGTGAAAACTTAATTTTGTGGTACCAATGTATTGAAGGCTGCGGACAAAAATTCATTAAAATTTAAGCCCTCGGAATATTTAAAGACTAAGCATCCACGAACGTTGAAGCTTTTTGAATTTTTTCAACTCGCTGCGTAAAATGGGTAAAAAATCTTTTCCGTTGCTGTTGGAGCGTTCCAATCTATAGGAGTTTTTATAAAGCTTATTGGTCAACTTTCTCAACGAAGCCAAATGTTTGTGCTTTTTATCGGAATAACGCTGTAATTCGGCATTCAAAATCTCGGGAGCTAACGACACCGATTGCTGTACAATATCGCCCGAAAAGTAGATGTTTTGGTCTTCAGAACCATCTGGTTTTAAAAGCGATAGATCATCATTTAGGTAGGTTGAAATGTTTTGCGACAGCGCAAAAATCTCTAAGGCTTTTTTATAAACCGGTAAATCCGATAGGTTTGATGGGGTATTGTGTAACATAATCTATTCCAAAAAGCAATTTTATCAAAATTACTCACAAGAAAGGAGATTCTTCTTTAGATTTTAAAGTAAAATTGTATTTTTGGTTTAATATTTAAGTTTTTCATATTAATTTTCTTTTAAATGAGTGTCGATTCGATTAACAGCAAGATTTTAAGGTGTTTGCAGCAAAATGCGAGGATGAGCAATGCCGAAATTGGGCGTCAAGTGGGCATTAGTTCTCCGGCCGTTTCAGAGCGGATAAAACGCATGGAAGACCTCGGTATCATTGAAGGCTATAAAGCGATTGTTTCGCCGTTTGAAATTGGCTATCAGCTAAAAGCGATCATCACTTTACGGGCTTTTATGGGGAAATTAAAACCGTTTTTGGAAAAAGTAAAAACTTACGAAGAGGTGATAAATTGTTACCGCATTACGGGCGATGAAAATATAGTGATGGAAGTGGTGTTAAAGAACAACAAACATTTAGAATCTTTTATTGACCAACTGATTACTTACGGCGAATCGAAAACCCAAATTGTGCTATCGCGTGTGGTGAAGCAAAAGGAAGTGATTCCAATAAAATAGACGGTTTCTAATCAATACGCCATGGCGGATTTTTTCTGTTCTTACCAGCGTAGTACAAAATAATGTGGTTGCCATCGGGATCTTGTAGATGCGCTTCACGCCACAGCCAAGGCTGGTCGGTTGGCAAAATATCGAATTTGAATCCTTTTTCCTGGAGTTTTCCAACCCATTCGTCCAAATGCTCCTCTTCAAAATAGATAGTGATGTCGTTACCTTTAGGCAGTTCGCCAATCTGGTGGATGGACAATGTGGCATCGCCATCAGGGCATTCAAAACGGGCATACCGCGGCATGGAATCCACAATAAGCCGCAACCCCAAAGTCGTGTAAAAGGCTACCGATTTTTCGAGGTTCTTTGATGGTATGGTTACTTGGTTTAAGTTCATCGGCCCATTTTCGTTTCGATATGTTCCGCAATTTGTTTGGCATGGATTCTGGAGTTTTCAATAAACCATTTATGGGTTTCCTTTCCGCCACAAATTACGCCTGCCAAATATAGATTTTCAACGTTAGTTTCCATGGTGTCGCTGTTGTAAGTGGGGATACGCTTTCCGTCATCCGATACCCATATACCGCTATCTGCCAACAAATCGAAATTAGGGAGGTAGCCCGTAAGCGCCACTACAAAATCGTTTGGTATGGCCACTGTACCGTTTTGGGTTTTTATAATCACCTTTTCAGGTTTTATTTCAGCAATTTCAGAATTAAAATAGGCTTTAATACTACCTTCTTCAATGCGGTTGATGATATCGGGGCGCACCCAATATTTTACCCGTTCGCCAATGGTTTCGCCGCGTACCACCATGGTAACGCGCCCACCTTTGCGCCAAATTTCCAATGCGGCATCAACGGCCGAATTACTCGCACCCACCACAATAACGTCCTGCATGCTGTAATTGTGCGCTTCTTTGTAATAGTGGGTGACTTTGGGCAAACTTTCACCGGGAACATTCAGCAGTTTGGGGATGTCGTAAAACCCAGTACAAATGATGACATGTTTGGCTGAATAATGGTTTTTGCTCGTTGTAATCTTAAATGCTTCGGAAGCTTTTTCAACCGAAACTACGTTTTCATAAAGATTGATATGCAATTGATTGGACGTGGTTACCCTGCGGTAATATTCCAAAGCCTCATCGCGGTTGGGTTTGGGGTTGTTGCTTATAAAAGGAATCGCGTCAATTTCCAATTTTTCAGAAGTGGAAAAGAACGTCATGTTTTTTGGGTAATTGAAAAGGGAGTTGGTTAGCGCTCCCTTTTCAATAATCAAATAATCCCATTTCCGCTTTTTGCATTCCAACGCACAGGCAATGCCTATGGGGCCTCCGCCGATAATGATAATATCTTTTTTTATAATGTCACTCATGTTCAATTAAAGTATTTTCAATCAAAGGTTCTACGGCTTTTTGTCGCTGTGTTTTTTTCATATTCAAATAACGGCTCAAGCCAAAAAGCAAAAATACACAAAACGCAGCCAGTAGGGTAATGATGTACCAAGTGTTGTCGTAGCCCAGCTTGTCAACCAGTCGCATACCGGCGTTGTGCCCAAAAATATGGGCGATGGAAAAGGCAATGGAATACAGTGCCATATACTCGCCTTGATTGCCTTTTTTGGCGCGATCTAGTGCAAACGCGTTGGAAAAGGGAAAGGTTATCATTTCGCCAACGGTCATCAGCAGCATGCCCAAAACCAAAACGCCACTCCATGGGGTGAAATTCAGAATTAAAAAGCTACTGCCTGTTAAAATGGCACCAAAAAGCATCAATCCCGTTTTGGTGAATCGGGTGTTTTCCAGCCACTTTATCAAAGGCATTTCCAATAGAAAAATTAAAAATCCGTTAGTGCCCAATAAAATTCCGATTTCCAATTCGGTTAGCAGATGCGATTCTTTGTAATACAATGGCATGGTTGAAAAATACTGTAAAAACACAATGCCGAACAGTACCATGGCCACCAAGAACATCAAAAATGCTTTGTCGGCGTACGCCGATTTGGGGTTGTTGACCACAACTTCGTCCAACACTTTGGATTTTTTGGGGTTTAAAACCATCACTAAAACCAGTGTGGCGATAATACAGGTTATCCCGTCAACCCAAAACAATCCGCCATAGCTCAATGTGGTAATTATAAGTCCGCCAATGGCCGGGCCTGCCGAAAATCCCAAATTTATGGCCAATCGTATTAGGGTAACCGAACGCGTTTTGTTTTCGGGTTTGCTATAAGCGCTCAAAGCCACGAACATGGCCGGACGGAACATATCGGCAACCAGCATCACCAAAAAAATACCGAAACAAAGGCTTTCGAAAGTATGCAAAAACTGAAGGGCAATAAACAGAAATCCTGTGGCCAACAAGCTAAAAGCCATTACTTTGTAGTATCCTACTTTGTCGGTCATGCGGCCGCCCAACCACGACCCGATTACCGAACCCAATCCAAAGGCACTCATAATCCACCCCACATCGCTAAGCGAAAAGTTTAAACTCTCGGTGAGGTAAAGCGATAAAAATGGAATAACCATCGTGCCCGCCCGGTTTATTAGCGTGATGAGTGCCAACCACCATACCTCTTGCGATAAGCCTTTAAATGTGTTTAAGTAATTGTTGAGTAGCCTTTTCATGAGTTCTAATTGCTCTGTTTTTGTTTCACATGTTTTTTTGATTAGATCCTGTTATGCATCAGGATTAGTTCAACTAAATCAATTTAATTCGCTAGCTTTTAAATTGCTGGTTTCACTAAAAATAAAAAGTCCGACGCTGAGGTCGGACTTTTACATATTGTATTAATTTATAATAACATCATCGCAATATATAACAAGTCCAACAGCTTCCCTTATAAGAAGCGATCCATTGTTTTCTAAGAATTGTGACGTTACTACGCATGTTTAATTTTTATTATTGAACTACAAACTTATATAAAATATTTTGAAATTGTATTTTTGAAGTGAAAATGTTTAAAAATGAAGAAACTCATCACCCTTTTTTTAACGCTCATTTGCCTATCGGGCTGTGCGCAAAAAAAGCGCCCGATAATGGGTGAAACCGAATTTCAAAAAGAATTGAACGCCGATTTTAAGGATGCTTCAAAATCACCATTAAAGGATAAAGAC from Tamlana crocina includes:
- a CDS encoding methylmalonyl-CoA mutase family protein, with amino-acid sequence MKQQVPYKPKHHVRIVTAASLFDGHDASINIMRRIIQATGVEVIHLGHDRSVEEVVNTAIQEDVQAICLTSYQGGHNEYFKFMYDLLNEKGAGHIKIFGGGGGVILPSEIKELMDYGIARIYSPDDGREMGLQGMINDLVEKASPNPSEGGEHIESHNYDASNLLKLAPEKILNKLKNKDNNTIARLISLAENNHKEFKTLFSSLSETSSPLGRSVGASPILGITGTGGAGKSSLVDELVRRFLKDFPKKTVGIISVDPSKRKTGGALLGDRIRMNAINNPQVYMRSLATRQSNLALSKHVNEAIQVLKAAAFDLIILETSGIGQSDTEIIEHSNVSLYVMTPEFGAATQLEKIDMLDFSDLVAINKFDKRGAQDALRDVKKQYMRNHNLWDVSQDDLPVFGTIASQFNDPGMNHLYQAIILKLNEKTGANLKSSFSVSNESSEKLYIIPPSRVRYLSEISENNRNYDKQATEQVEIAQKLYGIYKTIESVSNVILSETKQSFLDKHGLNSDEILRQAQNDKNLVSSSAVDNKEFLKLLFKEFDRIKQQLKPKHWEAILGWEDKLNRYKNPVYTFKVRDKEIKIETHTESLSHTQIPKVALPKYQAWGDILHWCLQENVPGEFPFTAGLYPFKRTGEDPTRMFAGEGGPERTNRRFHYVSAGLPAKRLSTAFDSVTLYGNDPDYRPDIYGKIGNAGVSICCLDDAKKLYSGFNLANEMTSVSMTINGPAPMLLGFFMNAAIDQQCEIYIKENGLEDEVETQIAKIYKGKERPKYNGALPEGNNGLGLMLLGVTGNQVLPAEVYNKIKKATLSQVRGTVQADILKEDQAQNTCIFSTEFALRLMGDVQEYFIQNQVRNFYSVSISGYHIAEAGANPITQLALTLSNGFTYVEYYLSRGMDINKFGPNLSFFFSNGIDPEYAVIGRVARKIWAKAMKYKYGANARAQMLKYHIQTSGRSLHAQEIDFNDIRTTLQALYAIYDNCNSLHTNAYDEAITTPTEESVRRAMAIQLIINKELGLAKNENPIQGAFIVEELTDLVEEAVLLEFDRITERGGVLGAMETMYQRSKIQEESLYYETLKHSGKFPIIGVNTFLSSKGSPTVLPMEVIRATEEEKEFQIKTLQNLHKNYKTEALLKELQQKAINNENIFESLMEVCKVCSLGQITQALFEVGGQYRRNM
- a CDS encoding sigma-70 family RNA polymerase sigma factor, which translates into the protein MKTKDIWKTYSNDIKYFILSRVKDPVVTDDLLQDTFIKVHTNLGTLKDIAKLKVWLFSIARYAVMDYFRSNNIEAPVWEADTEFESQDLAHSKADCLHGILKNLPKKYREPLFLSDIKGLKQTEVADWLQRPLPTVKSQIQRGRKLIAQGFMDCCDFKLNDDGFLVGELKAKEDCKVCH
- a CDS encoding HAMP domain-containing sensor histidine kinase; its protein translation is MQILNDILRAYQKWYINYCGLFNDEREDSLPFFRDKLFLSILSLSIVLGAIAYIPSAIFALLNGDYYIFIVDTLGILLLYFIAFNKSVALHVKKNIFAGIFYVIAFTLLVFIGLQGNGAIVVFTPNILITLYSGRKAGLYSVGLTALIYCVFLVCSYFQVVDLPIFSHNDFNLMFIVFVNNIIFTLFIVFSISYLIDMLYSSLLKQNKLREELNEEHENLLIAKEKADESDKLKTAFLANMSHEIKTPMYGILGSVDILKSYNTDDAEYQEYLKVIETTSLRLADVISDVVNVSKIETGLMTINIKTFNIQDAINEVLKPFVFISERKNIKIIKSIGMGYNESLAFTDKEKFETVLRHILQNAFKFTNKGFVEIGCSKPDKTFFEFYVKDSGIGISMDDIQSVFEPFYQVDAEHKKALHGSGLGLSLAKSYVEMLGGEINIESKENGGTTVWFTIYSNFESIK
- a CDS encoding Lrp/AsnC family transcriptional regulator codes for the protein MSVDSINSKILRCLQQNARMSNAEIGRQVGISSPAVSERIKRMEDLGIIEGYKAIVSPFEIGYQLKAIITLRAFMGKLKPFLEKVKTYEEVINCYRITGDENIVMEVVLKNNKHLESFIDQLITYGESKTQIVLSRVVKQKEVIPIK
- a CDS encoding VOC family protein; the protein is MNLNQVTIPSKNLEKSVAFYTTLGLRLIVDSMPRYARFECPDGDATLSIHQIGELPKGNDITIYFEEEHLDEWVGKLQEKGFKFDILPTDQPWLWREAHLQDPDGNHIILYYAGKNRKNPPWRID
- a CDS encoding YpdA family putative bacillithiol disulfide reductase, translating into MSDIIKKDIIIIGGGPIGIACALECKKRKWDYLIIEKGALTNSLFNYPKNMTFFSTSEKLEIDAIPFISNNPKPNRDEALEYYRRVTTSNQLHINLYENVVSVEKASEAFKITTSKNHYSAKHVIICTGFYDIPKLLNVPGESLPKVTHYYKEAHNYSMQDVIVVGASNSAVDAALEIWRKGGRVTMVVRGETIGERVKYWVRPDIINRIEEGSIKAYFNSEIAEIKPEKVIIKTQNGTVAIPNDFVVALTGYLPNFDLLADSGIWVSDDGKRIPTYNSDTMETNVENLYLAGVICGGKETHKWFIENSRIHAKQIAEHIETKMGR
- a CDS encoding MFS transporter; protein product: MKRLLNNYLNTFKGLSQEVWWLALITLINRAGTMVIPFLSLYLTESLNFSLSDVGWIMSAFGLGSVIGSWLGGRMTDKVGYYKVMAFSLLATGFLFIALQFLHTFESLCFGIFLVMLVADMFRPAMFVALSAYSKPENKTRSVTLIRLAINLGFSAGPAIGGLIITTLSYGGLFWVDGITCIIATLVLVMVLNPKKSKVLDEVVVNNPKSAYADKAFLMFLVAMVLFGIVFLQYFSTMPLYYKESHLLTELEIGILLGTNGFLIFLLEMPLIKWLENTRFTKTGLMLFGAILTGSSFLILNFTPWSGVLVLGMLLMTVGEMITFPFSNAFALDRAKKGNQGEYMALYSIAFSIAHIFGHNAGMRLVDKLGYDNTWYIITLLAAFCVFLLFGLSRYLNMKKTQRQKAVEPLIENTLIEHE